The following are encoded in a window of Drosophila simulans strain w501 chromosome 3L, Prin_Dsim_3.1, whole genome shotgun sequence genomic DNA:
- the LOC6737495 gene encoding titin isoform X8 has translation MAALQRKLVHKQFNSPMGLYSQENVKATLNRELKAFGGEGIEVDDQITKPLNLANSAVLRAVEEEEQQAKCDFYPTERQSRPRQRGDVDALHHTLHQQLLNQIKTDYLSHQQDITIDRDTVLKINRLATKRHLLKRDHSWPPAEQDQPSINPEQSHQISCSPSHSIEVLREKFQSPTLVIEPTAKQVREQRRRDGGSKERSKTPQKVTEERDLAEVFHQTPVSKGFSAPETKAADVDLGLVAPRCEYYEQLAHKRSTTPTLPTQITPYRPRYKRQAHSLDRSRSRKRTVGAPELPPPKPRTSKPKVQRRCIKLATEVKISYGHDGDSEDEPNSGQDVDLETLPLPPTPVSPAAANLNQAKTAGRMVIDNVAVKQQQQMALALATNGNISPVNPNPSPLANTRIVPIRVEASADQLKLSAQQIYDDACSYLQDHQEMEDIQPRTESPTYVSATGGIKLLQRQSSSTPTTPVPPPLPSPIMRSKSGQDSQTKENQTKRQGRIYSVETTTEKQHEAHVEIAQLEAKYAHIQQSIAEHLLQIDAYMENAKQALQRSARTTPVSTPAPMPPTATATPPPPPPPPPPALPARPLSSASNEAWDIFAHRQSPILAVESPLQAILRQIYTRAAGLPKRLSEEIKEDADAEAEEQSLTENVPIVERALEDLHKIAVALEQKPEPAKLMHVELRTTPAVTEAEHVIIKDEEQDADMEYRHVSDVIANYEQLAKKEFEECKEEQVVNSEEVLPKTELRKAIEEQLAKKGLRGGKKVLEGEEKVLTNLDVQKDIKKDAKAVSPSKDELLEDKPAIQKDSKKDLGASEATADAAVEERDRSCGHGDSSVYCPVCDEMRCSPNTWGKLNKADQWRIANLHNEPLKNYKATYEIRSPYISRQISWEDMQSAKENVPPEKLQRQRSFVEIVTTPATESPPPSSPPPPPPPPRQLVLQKPETEVTWERSRSPSPLPSRKYPAPLIEAPQRSSSPYGLNPVQTKAPPSPVNLPAKFTHVPQLEGHNIGLLVKTATEPLQQSMSASSSMLAATPPSTPRSAAQPSPFEFPSLEPAEEQHKFKSLASFDEVQRDFGVNRSFDNVSPRPYLGIEGYKRVAWPPASEERIIREFTPQPQTQSPAPGAGGYYPQAHAPTAAAAAPPQL, from the exons ATGGCCGCCCTACAACGGAAGCTGGTGCACAAGCAGTTCAACTCGCCCATGGGCCTCTATTCCCAGGAGAACGTGAAGGCCACCTTGAACCGCGAGCTGAAAGCCTTCGGCGGCGAGGG gattGAAGTCGACGACCAAATAACGAAGCCCCTGAACTTGGCCAACTCGGCCGTTCTGCGCGCCGTCGAAGAGGAAGAACAACAAGCCAAATGTG ATTTCTACCCCACTGAAAGGCAGAGTCGCCCGCGTCAGCGAGGCGATGTGGATGCACTGCATCACACGCTGCACCAGCAGCTGCTCAATCAGATCAAAACAGACTATCTCAGTCACCAGCAGGACATCACTATCGATCGAGACACGGTGTTGAAAATCAACCGTCTGGCCACCAAGAGGCATCTGCTCAAACGGGATCACAGCTGGCCTCCGGCTGAGCAGGATCAACCATCCATCAATCCCGAACAGAGCCATCAGATCTCCTGCAGTCCCTCGCACAGTATTGAGGTTCTGAGGGAGAAGTTCCAGAGTCCCACCCTGGTTATCGAACCCACCGCCAAACAAGTGAGAGAGCAGCGACGACGCGATGGTGGCTCCAAAGAGAGATCGAAAACGCCCCAAAAGGTCACCGAAGAACGCGATCTGGCGGAGGTTTTCCATCAAACTCCCGTATCGAAAGGCTTCTCCGCTCCAGAGACCAAGGCAGCCGATGTGGATTTGGGTTTGGTGGCTCCGCGATGTGAGTACTACGAGCAATTGGCCCACAAAAGGTCCACCACACCAACTCTGCCCACTCAAATCACTCCATATAGGCCGAGATACAAGAGGCAGGCTCATTCCCTGGATCGTAGCCGCTCCCGGAAACGGACAGTGGGTGCTCCGGAATTGCCGCCACCTAAGCCGAGAACCTCAAAGCCAAAAGTCCAACGGCGGTGCATAAAACTGGCCACTGAGGTGAAGATCTCATATGGCCACGACGGCGACAGCGAGGATGAGCCCAATTCTGGTCAAGATGTGGATTTGGAGACCTTGCCGCTGCCACCGACACCGGTGTCGCCAGCTGCCGCGAATCTCAATCAAGCGAAGACAGCAGGGCGAATGGTAATTGACAACGTGGCAgttaagcagcagcagcagatggctttggctttggccacaAATGGGAACATCAGTCCGgtgaatccgaatccaagtCCGTTGGCCAACACTCGCATTGTGCCCATTCGCGTGGAGGCATCGGCGGATCAGCTCAAGCTGAGTGCCCAGCAGATCTACGACGACGCCTGTTCGTATCTGCAGGATCACCAGGAGATGGAGGATATCCAGCCCCGAACCGAGAGTCCCACCTATGTGAGTGCCACCGGTGGGATTAAGTTGCTCCAACGGCAATCGAGCAGTACGCCAACCACTCCAGTTCCACCGCCCTTGCCTTCGCCGATAATGCGATCCAAGTCTGGCCAGGATTCGCAAACTAAGGAAAATCAGACGAAAAGACAAGGACGCATCTACAGCGTGGAGACCACAACGGAGAAGCAGCATGAGGCACATGTTGAAATTGCCCAGCTGGAGGCTAAGTATGCCCACATCCAGCAATCCATAGCGGAGCACCTGCTCCAAATCGATGCCTATATGGAGAATGCCAAACAGGCGCTGCAAAGGAGCGCTCGGACCACACCAGTATCAACTCCGGCACCAAtgccaccaacagcaacagcaactccaccgccacctcctccgccaccaccaccagcactaCCCGCCAGACCCCTCAGTTCGGCGTCCAACGAAGCCTGGGACATCTTCGCCCATCGCCAGTCACCCATTTTGGCAGTGGAAAGCCCATTGCAGGCGATACTCCGCCAGATTTACACTCGGGCAGCTGGATTACCCAAAAGGCTTTCCGAAGAGATTAAGGAGGATGCCGATGCCGAGGCGGAGGAGCAATCTCTTACCGAAAACGTGCCCATTGTGGAGCGGGCTCTGGAGGATCTGCACAAGATTGCGGTGGCACTGGAGCAAAAACCGGAGCCCGCGAAACTCATGCACGTAGAACTCCGGACAACGCCAGCTGTCACTGAAGCGGAGCACGTAATCATCAAGGACGAGGAACAGGACGCGGACATGGAGTACAGACACGTATCGGATGTAATTGCCAACTAtgagcagttggccaaaaaggagtTCGAGGAGTgcaaggaggagcaggtggtAAATAGCGAGGAGGTGCTGCCCAAAACAGAGTTGAGAAAAGCAATAgaggagcagctggccaaaaaaggaTTAAGGGGAGGTAAAAAGGTACTTGAAGGGGAGGAAAAAGTCCTTACCAATCTGGATGTTCAAAAGGATATAAAAAAGGATGCAAAGGCGGTATCACCTTCCAAAGATGAGTTGCTGGAAGACAAACCAGCTATCCAAAAAGATAGTAAAAAAGATTTGGGTGCTAGTGAAGCCACAGCAGATGCGGCAGTGGAGGAAAGGGACAGATCCTGCGGCCATGGAGACTCCTCAGTCTACTGCCCAGTTTGTGATGAAATGCGCTGCTCACCAAACACCTGGGGCAAACTTAACAAAGCCGATCAGTGGCGGATTGCCAATCTGCACAACGAACCCTTGAAGAACTACAAAGCCACCTATGAGATACGGAGTCCGTACATCTCGCGGCAGATCTCCTGGGAGGATATGCAGTCGGCCAAGGAGAATGTGCCACCGGAGAAACTGCAACGTCAGCGGAGTTTTGTGGAGATTGTGACCACACCAGCGACAGAATCTCCGCCTCCAtcgtcgccgccgccgccacctcctccacccAGGCAGTTGGTCCTTCAgaaaccggaaacggaagtaaCATGGGAGCGTAGTCGTTCGCCCAGTCCGTTGCCATCTCGCAAGTATCCCGCTCCACTCATAGAAGCTCCACAGCGCTCCAGCTCTCCCTATGGCCTCAATCCCGTCCAGACGAAAGCTCCGCCATCGCCCGTTAATCTGCCGGCGAAATTCACGCATGTGCCGCAGCTCGAAGGTCACAATATTGGACTCTTGGTGAAAACGGCCACGGAGCCATTGCAGCAAAGCATGTCGGCATCCTCGTCAATGctggctgccacgcccccgtcCACGCCCCGTTCTGCGGCACAGCCCTCGCCCTTCGAATTCCCAAGTCTCGagccggcggaggagcagcacaaGTTCAAATCCCTGGCCTCCTTCGACGAGGTGCAGCGAGATTTCGGCGTTAACCGATCGTTCGATAATGTATCACCACGTCCATATCTGGGTATTGAAG
- the LOC6737496 gene encoding probable insulin-like peptide 5 yields the protein MMFRSVIPVLLLLIPLLLSAQAANSLRACGPALMDMLRVACPNGFNSMFAKRGSLGLFDYEDHLADLDSSESHHMNSLSSIRRDFRGVVDSCCRKSCSLSTLRAYCDS from the exons ATGATGTTCCGCTCCGTGATCCcagtgctcctgctcctgatcccGCTCCTGCTATCCGCCCAGGCCGCAAACTCGCTGCGGGCTTGTGGCCCAGCATTAATGGACATGCTGAGGGTGGCCTGTCCCAACGGATTCAATTCGATGTTCGCCAAACGAGGCTCCT TGGGCCTATTCGATTATGAGGACCACTTGGCGGATCTGGATAGCTCCGAATCTCACCACATGAACTCACTGTCGAGCATTCGTCGCGATTTTCGCGGCGTTGTCGACTCCTGTTGCCGCAAATCGTGTTCCTTGTCCACGTTGAGGGCATACTGCGACTCCTAA